ATGTGAACAGAACCTTACATGTGAAAATGTAGCCTGCTTTGTTGAAGCAGTAAAAGCTGGTATAATTGTTGTTCTCCTTTAGATGAGACAACACAGGATGTCCCTGGCAGCTGCTCTCCTAAACCATACACAGAAGCTTTGATGCCCGATGGCCTAATGGACTCGTCATCTGAACATCAGCTCATGATTGTGACGGAGAGCAATGAGCACACTGAAGATATTTCTGCTGAGCTGCCAGTTGAGAAAGCTGATAGCTATGATTTCTGTGAAACTTCAGCAGAACCTGTTGATCCAGCTCCAAATGAGGCATCTTCTGAACTGCCCACTCCAGTAGACGCTTTGGAGTCGGACTTGCCAACCGTCAGTCAGGGTGGAAGTGCAGATGACAGGCCTGTCACCGAAGATGTAGAGCTTTCTGCATCATTGGATGACATGAAGCCCGACTCATTGAAGAACGAAACTACTGTAAATGAATTTGACAGGAAGGCTAACGATAAAATAGCTGACATGACAAAGATGGAGGTGAAGCCGACGGACaaagacaagaaagaacgaaaggtGGACTCTGTGAAAGGCAAAGCATCCTGCTCACATTCAAGTAGATCAGAGTCACATTCAAGAAGTTATATGTCAAAAAAGAACTCTGATGTAAGCAGGTCAAAAACGCAGAAGTCGAATAAATGTGATGGCGATTCCAGTAGAGAAAGCAGAGATATgctgaaagaaaaagacaaataCAGCACATCTCGGGACAGAGGAAACTCTTCAAGAGAGGAAACCCAAAGGAACAGGGCAGATGTAACAAAAGATGAGAGAAGCAAAGGATACTCGAGCCAGTCCAGTAGATCAAAGGATAGTGAGAGTAGGAATGAGCGAAAGCGGTCAGATGATAAACACCGCCATTACAGTAGTAGCCAACGCCATGATGACAGAAAACGACACAGTGACAGGCATTCTCGAGAAGATAAGTCTAGGGATCATTCAGACAGTCACAGGTCACACAGTGAGAGCAAAAGAGAGAAAGACCGTTCTTCCACAAAAGATTCATCCAAGCAGCACAAATCAAGTAAGTCATCTGAGAAACATGGTGAAAGTTCTCGAAAAGAGAAAAGTAATGAAAAGGAAAAAAGGCAAGCATACAATAGGCAAAGCTCATTTGACAGCAAAGATGGCGGAACTTCAAAAAAGATGTCATCTGAAAAGGTTCTGCAACCTATATCTTGCAATTTATTCCAAGCAACTGATGATGCATCATTCCATATGGATATGCAAGAAACTTTCAGATCAGAGCCTCCTGAACTGAATGCCAATCCTTGTGGTTCATCACAGCAAGACTATGAAAATGTTTGTCAAGATTCTCCCTTGGCAATGGTTGAGCACGTTTCGCAAGACAAGTCAGAGGAAAATATTTCATGTTGTGCCAATCGAACGGAAACAGAAGTTAGTGAGAGTATGTCTGGTGAAAATTTTCAAGAAACCTCATCAAAGGCTTATGATGAAAGTTCTCGTGGTGCATTACAGCTAGTTGAAGCAAAAGAAGCTGAGATCTTGAGGTTTTCTTATGTCAGTGACAAGCAGTTGGGTAGCAGTGAAGCTGACTTGCAGCTAGTGAGCACCATCACTGAGAAACAAGCTGAAGGCATGCAGAATGAGAAGCCTACTCCAGATAATGAAGTGCACATGGAGAACAGTGACCAAGCAAGCAGTTCCAGCTTTGCAGTGCCACTTGATGAGGAGAAAAGGCCCACAGTGGAAGATGGACATGAATCATCGAGGCGAAAGGTAGGTTGGTCCTTCATTCTAATTGCATGGAGCACAGTAAGTGTGCTTTCTATCTTTTTAGACTATCACTGAAAAGCATTCACCAGAGAAAAAGCGACCAAGGCGAGAAGCTTCTGATGGCCATGAATCAGATGGTGCCTGGTCCGATGTGACTGTCAGCTCGGTGCACACCAGCGATCTGTCTTCCTATGACGACTGCATCAGTGTGTCTTCAGGCGATGAGGATGGCCGTCCTGCATctagggagaaaaaaaagatacCACTAAAAGAAAGTGAGTGCCTAGAGATGAGCTTGGATCATAGGAGTTTATTCATGTGCCCACTCTGCGCTTGCAGTTAAGAAAATCACAAGCAGCAGTAATGAGGATGATGACCGCATGAGCAGATCTGAAACAGAGCATTGTGTGTCTGATGGAGTTGTGCCTCTACCTGCTTCTGTAGAACAGGTATGGACCTTTTTGCGCTGAACTTATCACTGGAGAAAGCAAACTAAGTTTTTGTCGGTACACTTGCAGGTTACAGAGCACCGGGAACCCACACCAGCCATGGAGTCCCAGCCACCTTGCCCAGTAGCTTATGAGAGCAGCAGCACTGGCAGGGGACTCTCGAACTCTCCCTCCACTGATGTTTCTGATGGAACAGCCAAGCCGAAGATGGGGCTCAGGCGGACCCGCAAGATTAACCCAAAGTATGTTTCAGAAGAATTCTCATCCATTTTCACGGAAGGCAAGCGGCCAGCAGGAACCATAGACTTCAGCGAACTTGCGAAGTATGGCAAGGAAAAACACCATGAGGAGCGGTCTTCATTACGAACAGAGCCTCGCAAGGTCACTTCACGGGAAGATGCCTCAGAGGACACAGCGGCTGCAGCCATGTCATGTGACGAGACTGGCCAGCTTTCAGATGCATCAGTTAATGATAGATCACGGCGGCCTGCGCGACGACCAAGTGGCAGTGAACCACGGGCTAGGTGAGGCAAAAAAGTGCCTGCCTGACCATTAGCATTTCTTTTTAATtgcttttgtatggtttgcagGTCAGAATCTGTGTCATCAAAGTGCTACCAATCTTCCGACCTGTACAAACCACGGCCAGTTATCAAGCCAGGAACTCGTCGTAGTCGGCCTTCGTCAAGTGGAGTGTAAGTGCTTCCAATTTTTAATGCAACACATTATTGGGATCAATTCCCCAAGTTTCCTCGTACAGTGGATCGGTTTGCATGGTTTAATTCTGACTGACTAAGTAGTGCAAGTGAGCGCAACTCTGTTCTGCGTAGCGAAACAATAAATCACCGCATAAAACATATACATATAATATCAGCTCATAAGTATTCCCAAAGCACACAGACCTCTTAATGAAATGGCTGGCACACGATATTCACCTCCATCATTGATTGCTTATATAGCATGGGATTTTCACCAACAGAAGAGTGGCAGTGAGTGcatctcttctgcatattatgaCAATAAATCACTACATAAAATCTGTACATGTAACGTTGGCTTAAAGATATCTCTAATACACAGACCTTTTAGTGGAATGGTGCGTGATATTGAACAGCTTTGATTTTTGATATTTTCCTATACAGGGATGTGCACATTTTGCTTAAACTGTTTAAAGGAAGATTTTGCGCTTATTGCTGCGCTGCTCTTGCTCAGATTTTGCAGAAAGATGGCATTTTGGAGTCCACGTCGTTCATTGTAACACTTGGCACAGTTACTTGCCCGTTTTTTAAGAAAAGCATGATAAACTGTCTTCGTCCTTGAGAAAAATAGCTGCTGTGAAAAGCGGCACTAGCGTAGACTTGTGTTGCTGCATGCctgcagctgcagaaagcagccggtcagggAGGGGTGTGTGTGTTCCAGGGGAGCAGGCAACACGCAGCAACCCTTCCTGAACGGgcgctttctgcagctgccacaGGCGGCAACACAAGTCTGTGCAACTGCCATCTTTGCAGCAGCCATTTTTCTCATGGACGAAAGCATTTTATGATTCTTTCTTTTAAAAAAACAGGCAAGTAAATGTGCCAAGTGTTACACTGAATGACATAGACTCCAAAATTCAATCTTTCTGCTAAAtgtgagcaagaacagtgcagtggtAAGCACAAAATCTATAAGTGAAATGTGCATGTATCTGTATTGGGGCTTCACCCTttttggccactgggtatgtgccaattCTTACCCAATCCTCTAGAACAGGTGTGCCAACTGTGCCGCAAAGGGTTTAGAATCCTTAAATATATTCAGATATGCGTCGTACTTCACTGCGCATGTAAATTTCATAACCATTCATCCCACAACAAGCATCATATTTCATCTTAGTCCTCATGGCATCCCTTTGTCAATGTCTCTCACTGTACATCCAGCTGATTTGGTGTGCATTTTGGTATAGCTTGTGAACAGTCTATTGCATAAACATAATTATTGCGTGAGGTTAGTGTTGTGACATGTGTGGCACTACACCATAACACTTCTTCGCCAGAGTACAACAAATCGGTCACCGTTGCCTTGCTGGTGTCGTCACACACAATTTCGTGTCTCACACGAACATGTTCATCTGTCTGGCAACACTGCAGCGTAGAATATCTCGAAAGATTACTAGGGGGAACTCTGGCTCTGTGATTGTTCATCTGGCGCGTAAATGATCGTTTGTACATAGATTTGTCTAATCTTCTTGTTTGTGGCTTCAGATGCTCCTGCGACGTTATTTTATTAGGCTTTACGTTTCAAAATTTCCAAGCACTCGTTTTGTAAACACTGcatcgcaggatcaaatcccggctgcggtggccccattttgatgggggcgaaatgcaaaaacgcccgtgtcccgtgcattgggggtatGTTAAAGAtacccaggttgtcaaaattcatccggagtcccccactacggcgtggctcataaccaaatcgtggttttgacacataaaaccccagaattcaattctaAACACAGCAAAGCAATCAAGTCTTTGTGCACATGTGTAATCATTGCgatttgttgcatttataacatattgtcacggtatgattcctctagaggagcgtcgatgaagacgacgctgatgatctggcgcacgctctcggccatatggttgaacGCTTGATCGaattgtaaatatactgtaaatgttttcctgttgtgtttgcctccccgtttGCAGAATATTATCACTTTGCAAAGTCTCAAAGCCATTTGATGCCAGAAGCACCAAGTAAATCCGTGAACTGCCCCTCATTCTCATGATGGCTGAACGTGCCATATTTGCAGCTCTCATAAATACTAGCACCAGTGTCtgctagtaatttttgtaggaaactctatgcgtTGCAGAACCTCAAACAATGCtagatagccagctacctgcaaaatactgCGCATAATGTTGATTCCTTGCAGTGTACAAATAGGTgtagtttttgttttattttgcacACAAAGTGCTGTTCTACCTCGGATAGAAAGTTTTCTATGAAAATTATAGGCTCTCATTTACTATCTTCATTTCTGCCTTCTTACACGAGTGAtgcgcgatattttttttttttcaacttcccCCCCATGTAATGCCCATTGGGGCCCTTagggtacttaaataaataaataatattgtAAGATATAAAAAAGACCTTCGTGGCTCAATGAACTAGAAAATTGTTTCATGACCAAACTTCAAGTCATTGCTTTCATGGGGCTTCAGCTCCACTACAAGAGGAGCACAGTTTTTGCATACATTTTGGGTTGATTAGAAGTGGTGTGAAAAATCCAATGTGATTTGATCATGTAACACTGTCTGGAGCCAGAAGGCATCACACAGTGCTGCATGACACATCATTACAAGTGGAAGAGTGTCGTGAAACGACCAAGTCAAGTTTTCGCAGGATTGTTTCTGGTACGTGCACGTTTTAAAATGGCTGCGCGACACCTTTTGAATGCAGTAAATAAACCTGCTTAGTTGCTAGACAGCATTGCCATGAACAAATATATGAGCCAAGCATTTCTGTATGCACTGCAGGGAGCTTAAAAGTTGCTTAAAAAACATACTGGCTGCACTTTTTAACTACCTGAAATCTTGCTCTTTTTCATGATTATTACAATGTACTGATAAACACAATGGCGATTCGCCAGATTACTTTAGGCATTGCAGCTAAGCAGTGCTTTCTATCAGAAGCAATAAAAGGCCTCATCATCAATAAAGGGTGGTCCCATACGGTGGCAGAGAAGAATGCCATTACATTGAGACTGTGGTCTGCTGTAACAGAGGGTCATCCTACCTTATCTTAGAGGCTGTGCCTGTACCAAAGCTCAAGAGCGTTGTGGATGGAGCAGGGAAGGCATTGTTTCGTATAGTCTCAATGTCGAGCATAGCAGAAGTGATAAAAAGGAGGTGGAAGGCCACAAGGGCATGCCAAGAAGCATTTGATTGCAGTTCACACAGACATCAGTAAGCAGATGCCTTTTATGGCATGTTCCACAACATTGATAAAAGGTGTTGCAGCACCCTTTTCAAGCTTACGGCTCAGATTAGCGGGACTTGCTGGCCAGTGGTTTCCTGTTATCGGGAGCTTATGTTATCAATTGCACCTGAGAATTTTGCAGTTTTTCCAATCAGTGGAAGGATTTTCTTGCTACGTGGTTCCATAACACGCCTTATGCCTGGGCAGGATtaggcatttaaaaaaaattaattctgaaCTTATTGTGTAGTAAATGCTTGGAAAGCAAGCCATTCTCAACACATTTGGGAGTTTAGAAGTAATGTGTAGTGCCAGTACTCCAAGATTCCATAAGCAGTACTTGGTCTGGCGTTTTTTCTCCTTCGATTGTTGGTAAAGTTCTCGCTTTTGATGGACATAGCTGAACTTTGAAAGATGAAAAATAATTGATGTTTCTACTGTGGAGTTAGCACCAGTGTTTCACCCTTTATCTCACTGAAAATTTGTCTTAGTCCCCGATTTCTAAAAAAGCATTGTTGTATGTCATGCACAGGGAGACGTCCAAGAAACAGCGGGGCCTCAAAGTATGCATCGGGATCAAACGGGGTAGGGCCTCAACAGCTGGCTCCTCCAGGCGAAAAAGGTTGTGAAGTCCCAAGCCATTGCTGTGGTGCATGCACCACTCCCTTCACTCAAGGTCACTGTGAATGCCCTTACAGGTCTGGTGGCATTATCACGTAAGAGCCCAAAACTTCATGTCTGTACATCTGTACATAACTGCACACTCAAATCATGTGCCTCCGACATTTTATTTAATAAAGACACTGGATTTACAAAAATTGCGGTGGTGGAGTAACCTGCCACAATGGATGACACCCGTAAACAAAGGCAACGCTGTGAGCATTTTGTGAAAATAAAAGGCCACCTGTCTTTCCTGCGGCAGTGTCCATTTCCACCTGTTTGGTGCGAGTATTCCAGGCATTTGAAGTTCTTCCAACAGGATGCTTCTGCTTGCACATCGAGAACTGTGCCATTTATTGGCAGCTACTGCCAAGCACTGGGTGAGTGACGTCATCCTAGTCAACATGCAGTTTTCAATCACAGCGTCATATAAACAAATGTACACATCTGAGCACAGCTGCATGTCAAGGAAGCCAGTGTGGGAGCATAATGACACGCTACAAGAAccacaaaacaaaaacaattgcATTGTGGTTATTTGCGTGCTACATTGTAAATGCCAGCTGCAATCCTCTTAAAGAAGCAACACCATATTCACACAAATTTAACAAGTGGCACAAATTGCTAAGACACTTTTTGAGAGAAGCACATTATGCTAGGAGTCTCTATACAGTTCATACACATTTGCTGCATAATGCGGTCATCCAGGGCACCACAATTGCACAAGTTGTGAAGGCACTTTTTGAGAGCATGGATTTTCATGCTAATGTCTCTAAGTTCATGCACATCATAATAAATAATGCAGCTTGGTCACAGCTCTTCCGGCAAAAGTGTAATGGCCATCTTTCGTTGGGGCCATGTGTATGTTTTGGGCAGTGtcagctgaaaaagaaaaaaaaagcaaagatgTTATAAACAAATTCTTCCCAAATGCCTGTTGTTTGGAACTTACACCTTCGGCGGTGCATAACTCTTCCATGCTTACAGTCATCTCCGAAATAAGGTCTTCTGTGAGCAGAATCTGGATCCAGAGATTGTTTAGTCAAGCAAGGAAGAATTGCAAAATTAAACTTTCTTACCTGCAACCAAGAGCCCTGCACTGCATATGGTTGTTCTGCATTTGCAAAGGCACCAATAACACTGGGAACGACGAGTGTCACAGCAGCGCTGTCAACTGAACTCTTGAATGTAAAATGACGGCCATGTTTTAATCTTCCCCTGAAATATTTTCAATGGCATTGTGAAACAAGATGATCATGCTACAATCTTTGCTCCCATGTTACCTCAAGACTAAGGGAAACAGCAGTCCCGCTTCCAAATTCAGCTGCAAGTGAACTGCTTCCAAAGCTCGAGTTTGAGCCAACTCTTGCGTTTCCAGGCCATTGTCCCTTTGAAAGAATAGAGAATTATAGAACAATTTACCATGCAGTCTCAACAGGCAATGTTATACTCACTCTGTTTCACTGCTTGGTTGACTGCCCAGCAGGCCCTTTTTGAGAGTCCGCTTGATTTCTTCGGATTCATAATGCGATATGCTGGGTGTGTCAACAGAGGTGTTGCTCCCGGACTCCTTGGCACTTTGCACAACAGGGGGGAACTCCTCTGACCAGCAGAGCTTGGCACTGACGCCACTCAGGTCGGACCCTTCGCTTTCGATTCCCTGGTCTACAGCATCCTGCAAAGGGTGTCTCTAGGTGCCTGCCCCAGGCAGTGGGCATGCAGTCCAAGAGGGGGGAGGGGCACCTGGATACTGGGGTCGAGCTCAAACACCGTCTCTCCTCGGCGCATGTTCGTCACGAGCCATGGCCCGCCTGCGCCCGGTACACGCTGCATGAGTGCCACAAAGCTGCGGCCGTTCCACTGCTGGGCCGCCTTGAGTTCCTCAGCGCACACGCCGATAATCTGCGGCGCAATGAAAATGCTTAGCAGCGTTGGTCGCCGTGATCGCACGGGGCCTTACTTGAATAAAGCTGACGGGCCCAAACGGAGTCGCCACCGTGCCCAGCTGCGGGTCCTCCATCATGAGCATGTGTTCGATCCGCGACTCGCTGTTGTCCAGCGGGCAATGCCAGGAGACGTGATCGCCATCGCACAGTACGTTCCCAGACTGGAAGACGTACTTAGCCAGACCCTGCATCACGGCCGCAGGCCAAGTCGGCGGCCCTGTCTCGTCGGGTTCCTTACGCAGCCGGAATGTCAGCTCGAAACCAAAGCCACTTGGTGTGTCTGCACTTGAGATCCTGCGACATTACCAGCCCCTGCTCCCGACAAGAGTTCGCAGCACAGGTAAGATGGACTGTACGTACTCGTGAACCCTGCCATCTCCGTGAAGGTCCGACAGTCCGAAGCTAACGTAGTGCCAGTGCGGGGGAATATCTTTGCTTTCATCCCCTTGGTTAGCGTACATGCTGATATAGTCGAGTGGGTCTGGTCCACCCAGCCTGAAACACGAGTGCCGCCAAAATTGCGTAGCGATTAGCATACATTCTTGCACCTGTGCATTCGAGGGCACAAACAGCATTGCTCGTTGAAGCATGCATCTATGTTCTCTGAGCAGCATGCGTAAGCAAAAGCACAAAAGAGATTCTTGGTGGCGAATGTATGTGAAATCTGCACTTACCAGTACTTCAGGACTGCTGCAACCTGCAAGGGATTTGGCTGATCGCTGTATATTTGTAGACATGCTGAATAAAGTGAGTCCAAGCCAGGCGGAATCTGAGCGAAGCCGACTACAGGGAAGCTAGAGGCGCCGACCACTCGCTTGGCTTCCATGTTGAAAATTCCTGTTTTTCATAGAGTGGTTGCAGCCGCCTCCGTCAGCGCCGTGTCTCCGCTTTCGATTAAACTAGTGCTGGCGGAACTGCGCAAAAGAAAATTACTCtgtgaaataaaacaaatagATTTCAGTTTTTTAAATAATAATCAGGACCTAAGATGTGTTTGATGAGTGCGAAATAAACACCTACTACGCGCGGCGCGGAACACGCACGACGGTGTCGTGCACAGTGGGTAGGACGTTTGTGTAGCCGCTTTCAATATCTGGCGTAACCGACAACGTTTGTGATAGATTATGGAAACATATGACGTGATAGTTAATCAACCAGTAGTTATAGACAACGTAAGTACCCGTTTTTTGCGTGTTTCGCGTAGAACCTCGTATAGAACCTTTTAAATAAAGTTTTTAATATAAACCGTCCGCCATGTTCTTAGTCAATGAGTCACACCGAAAATCGTGCAGACAGTGCGCCTAAGAAGTTCGCGAAAGCAATCAGAGTTGGTAAAATTAACCGCCTGAGCCCAAACAGGCGAAAGCGCATCTTTGTCGCTATGCTTGTCTGATGACAAAGGCAGCTGCTGACAGATGGTCTGGGCGGAACACGGTTCCAGTGGCCTGTGTTGCTTTCGACTGTTgtgtgtttcttcttttcttatgTCACTTATTGCTAAGTTTACCTGTCCACACCTGGTATGTGACATGTGTTGCTTTTGAACGCAAAATTCGCATCTCGCACTCtagtttttgtgtttgtttttttgGCAGACAAGCTAGTGGTTTCGCCTACTTGCCTAATCGACGCGTGGGCGTTGTTGTAATTCATTCTCTATTTTGTTTCTGCGAAGTACCCTTGTCATTGCATAGTGCAAAGCACGGTGGTGCAGAGAAAATTCGATGCATTGCTGTTATGTTTGCGGCCTTAGATCTGTAGGCACGATCGTAAGCATCGTGTACGAGTATATCGTGAAGTGTCAACCATTGCTCAGTAGTTTATAACAGCGCAACTAAGAGCGtgtttctttttcgtttattCTTGCATTGTTGACATACGGATGCATCTATCTTACAGTCCACGAAATGATTTTGTGCACTTAGGGTTCCGGCGTCATAAAGGCAGGTTTTGCTGGCGACCAAGTACCGAAATGCCACTTCCCAAACTTGTATGTAGATACACTCGTTGATCTTATATCGCTATTTTTCGCCCTGGCTTCTCAGCATTTATACAATGCGAGACTCTGTTTTATTGCAGCATTGGGCGACCAAAGCACAAGAGGGTCATGGCAGGTGCCTTGGAAGGAGACATATTTGTGGGGCCAAAAGCAGAGGTATGCATTCAAAGCACTTATGACCCATGACTTCGTTTCTGCTCATATTATGCACCGCCAGTGAGGTCAAGCAAAGCTTACACTTGCTATGCCAACACCACCTGGTGCATGCATGCTACTCTGTCTGGATACCAGTATGGCACACGTGACATGCATTCTTGCTAACTATTTTCTGTAAAGTTTACGAATTTGGGATTATTTTTCGATTGTTGCATTATGGttacgaaaaataaattctgtcCACCATAACGTTTCCCTCGTTGGTACCTTCCGTTGGGAGCCTTTTGATGGTGAAAGACGCCAGAGGGCTACTTGAGCCAAGCAAGTTTATAtagacaagttcctgaagcaggcaaaATCAGCAACAGCAGAGTCACTGAAAAAGTAACTGATCTAAAAACAATCTATTGCTTGTCAGTCTTTGCTGCTCGAAGATTGATGCTACGTGTGTGTTGTGTCTAAAGGTAAACTAAAGTGTTTATGGTGCCCCTTAAGAGGCATGCGCTCCGgacaagctttaaaaaaaaaaatgcattcatCCTCCCTCTGCCCTGCTCAATGGCCTGTCCACAAGAATTTTACACAATTTTAAGTTCGCAGATTGGCAGGCATGTACTGGCGCGGTCACCCACCGCTAGCGGAAACAAGGGAGCCTGTAGCAGTACTCTGCGGAGCACCTCTGCCGGTGCCTCGCAAAATCTTACGGAGCATTcaacgcgtcgtctgctacgcttcCTCTCCTTCGCTACTTTCGCTGCATGCGTTGGTATCTATATATAGATTGTGTGCACTAGCGGCTCTGAGTATTCATTCAAGTGCTGCGAAAGCCAAATGTATGCAGGCTGATTGATCATGCTGCATGCAGGCACATGATAATTTGGAATGTGAATAATGCTTCTATGGCAGTTTCCATTTGCTAAGGATCATTTTAAACTTCTTTATTGCTTTGTAAAAAAACAATGCCGATTTCAAAGCTGTGTGCTTTGAATTTATTCGAAAATAAATGTAAATTATCACTTTCTGAGTACAACAGCTGGCACCGTGGCAAATCCGCTTGGGTGACAGCAGTCGGAGCAGTCGTCTGGCTATGCGAACTTGGATATTTTTACTTAGAGTGATTTTGCGTGACTCGGCACCAGACGCGTGTGCGTTTAAGCCGACACCATTTCTGGAACTGTGCCAAGTTTGCTATTTTCACTCAGTACCAAGTGCACCATCGGCCGTATATTTTGACGCGTCCAGTGCCGAGTGTCGGGAAATCTAATATCCCTGAGAGTGATCACCCGAGTATACCGCCCCTGTAGGACGAAGCATTCAGCTTGGGTTGTTTCAACCCATGATGCGATTAGTGCTGGGTTGCATTGCTCTCAACAACAATCGTTCCATAATCCAGCATGGCAGGAAACAGTGAGGCATTCCAGAAGTGACACACCAAGCTTGTGTGTTCCAGGCGAACAACAGTAACTAGTGCTTAAACTTGCTCACATCACCCTTGGCAATTGTTGCGCAGCATTCGTCCTCTGGAATTATAGCCATTGTGTAATGACTTACTACAAAGAAATGAAGTGGCACAAAAACGTGGCAGTTCTTTATGAACGGTCACGGAGAACAGGGCCTTATCAAAAGTTGGCATCATTCTAATTACGCCAGTGTGTCTTTAAGTATTTGCAATAAACCCACTGACGTTGTGAAGGGTTGGTGGGCTCTAGCTCTTCATTATTATCAGCAATGCAGCTGGAGCTGCACTTTTTATGGCCTTTCCATCAAGAAGAATGCAGCCACGTTTGTGACCTGATTTACATGATGGGACGGATTGCCAATTTAGTCTGCGGACGACCGTGACATGGTTGAGCTGCAACAACTGTCGCCGGTAGCACCTCATCTGCAGTATTTTTGAGTGTGGTGGGGTTCGGCAGCACTGAGCTATGTTGTGCTCATCCGTTTGCTGGATTGGCATTTCATCCTGTCGTGTGAATCCCACTTTAGGCACAAAACTTTATTGCCCTTGACAACATGGCAATCAGAAACATCGAAGCAGTGCGAGCGGAAGAaggaactgtagcagacgacgctccgTGTGCTCCGCAGAGCGCTGCCACGGGCTCTCGTGTTCCTGCTAGCAGTGGCTGCACCTGTACATGTATGCATCATTCATGCATAtgtgccatttatttatttatttatttatttatttatttatttatttatttatttatttatttatttatttatttattattatttatatcaAATACTCTGAAGGCCCAAGGGTGCTAAATGTCCAGAAATCTCCCAGGTTAATTTTTCTGTGTGCATTCATATTCTAGAAAGCTTGCTAGTTGATTCAAAGTGTGTGTACAGGTAGGAACAAAATTTTGCGGAATCTGCGAGCGCATTTCAAACTGCGTTATTGCACCGTCTGACGAAGCAAGAGTGTTGTACTGCATATTTGCAGGCACACAAGCACAAAAATATGCGATGACATCTCGTAACACCAGGTGCTTGCATCATCAGAAGGTGCAGTAATGCACTTTGGCATGTGTTCGCACACGCCACAAAATTTTGACCCCGCCCGTACCTGAGGA
The DNA window shown above is from Dermacentor silvarum isolate Dsil-2018 chromosome 1, BIME_Dsil_1.4, whole genome shotgun sequence and carries:
- the LOC119458415 gene encoding biorientation of chromosomes in cell division protein 1-like 1, whose protein sequence is MTSSSSVRELPPGDPKLTASIVSHLKSRGLFDKLRRDCLGDVDTKPAYLNLKQRIEGYITKFLSTQTWTPDMNKNHVRDMMRREINESGMLSAGMDHLVDQIVNPKIYHVFTPEVENGVRQYLGLSSEKDSSTHQLAAETLTDCISQPPPPQTPALPPPPPKSEFSIDETTQDVPGSCSPKPYTEALMPDGLMDSSSEHQLMIVTESNEHTEDISAELPVEKADSYDFCETSAEPVDPAPNEASSELPTPVDALESDLPTVSQGGSADDRPVTEDVELSASLDDMKPDSLKNETTVNEFDRKANDKIADMTKMEVKPTDKDKKERKVDSVKGKASCSHSSRSESHSRSYMSKKNSDVSRSKTQKSNKCDGDSSRESRDMLKEKDKYSTSRDRGNSSREETQRNRADVTKDERSKGYSSQSSRSKDSESRNERKRSDDKHRHYSSSQRHDDRKRHSDRHSREDKSRDHSDSHRSHSESKREKDRSSTKDSSKQHKSSKSSEKHGESSRKEKSNEKEKRQAYNRQSSFDSKDGGTSKKMSSEKVLQPISCNLFQATDDASFHMDMQETFRSEPPELNANPCGSSQQDYENVCQDSPLAMVEHVSQDKSEENISCCANRTETEVSESMSGENFQETSSKAYDESSRGALQLVEAKEAEILRFSYVSDKQLGSSEADLQLVSTITEKQAEGMQNEKPTPDNEVHMENSDQASSSSFAVPLDEEKRPTVEDGHESSRRKTITEKHSPEKKRPRREASDGHESDGAWSDVTVSSVHTSDLSSYDDCISVSSGDEDGRPASREKKKIPLKEIKKITSSSNEDDDRMSRSETEHCVSDGVVPLPASVEQVTEHREPTPAMESQPPCPVAYESSSTGRGLSNSPSTDVSDGTAKPKMGLRRTRKINPKYVSEEFSSIFTEGKRPAGTIDFSELAKYGKEKHHEERSSLRTEPRKVTSREDASEDTAAAAMSCDETGQLSDASVNDRSRRPARRPSGSEPRARSESVSSKCYQSSDLYKPRPVIKPGTRRSRPSSSGVETSKKQRGLKVCIGIKRGRASTAGSSRRKRL
- the LOC119458441 gene encoding suppressor of fused homolog, with the protein product MEAKRVVGASSFPVVGFAQIPPGLDSLYSACLQIYSDQPNPLQVAAVLKYWLGGPDPLDYISMYANQGDESKDIPPHWHYVSFGLSDLHGDGRVHEISSADTPSGFGFELTFRLRKEPDETGPPTWPAAVMQGLAKYVFQSGNVLCDGDHVSWHCPLDNSESRIEHMLMMEDPQLGTVATPFGPVSFIQIIGVCAEELKAAQQWNGRSFVALMQRVPGAGGPWLVTNMRRGETVFELDPSIQDAVDQGIESEGSDLSGVSAKLCWSEEFPPVVQSAKESGSNTSVDTPSISHYESEEIKRTLKKGLLGSQPSSETEDNGLETQELAQTRALEAVHLQLNLEAGLLFPLVLRGRLKHGRHFTFKSSVDSAAVTLVVPSVIGAFANAEQPYAVQGSWLQILLTEDLISEMTVSMEELCTAEGLTLPKTYTWPQRKMAITLLPEEL